TCTCCTATCTGATAGGGGCCGTGAAGCGCGGGGCCTTCCCCAAGGAGGGGCTGAGCCGAACCAAGCTGATGATCTCGGGCGGCGACCGTCTGAACCCCAGCCTGCACGATCAGGCGCTCCAGCTCGTCGGGAAGGACATCATGGAGGGTTACGGACTGACGGAGACCTCCCCCGTCGTCGCGGTCAACCGCAGCTACGCAACGCACCGCACAGGGACCGTCGGGCCTTTCATCGGCGGATACGAATGGCGCCTGCGCACCCGCGAGGGACAACCGACAACCGAAGACGAGGGGGTCCTCTGGCTTCGGGGCGCCTCGGTGACGCGGGGCTATTTCCGCGCCCCTGAGCTCACGGCGGAGCGCTTCGACGGCGACTGGTTCAATACGGGGGATTACGTGCGCATCGAGGACGGATACATCCGCATCCTGGACCGCGTTACGGACATCATCATCGTCGGCGGCTTCAACGTCTACCCGCAGGAGGTCGAAAATGCCCTGGCGGAGCACCCGGACGTCCAGACGGCCATCGTCGTCGGGATGCCTCACCCCGTCAGCGGCGAGATCGCGAAGGCATTCGTCCAGCTCAGGGAGGGAGGGACCGTCACGGAACGCGACCTGATAAAGTTCGCCAAGGAGCGGCTGGCCCACTTCAAGGTCCCCCGCAGCGTCGAGTTCGTGAACTCGTTCCCCCTGTCCGGGACGGGAAAGATCCTGCGCCGCGTGCTGCGCCAGCAGGCCGCGGAGAAGGGCCAGTGACCTCCATGGGGAGGAGGATCCGACTGGCGACCTTCAACGTGAACTCCGTCCGCAGCCGGCTGCCGATCTTGGAACGCTGGCTGCCCGAGGGGGACGTGGACCTTCTCCTCCTCCAGGAGACCAAGGTCACGGACGCCGACTTTCCGGCCGCGGCCTTCGAGGCCATGGGCTACTCGGTCCGCTTCTGCGGAGAGAAGTCCTACAACGGGGTCGCGGCGGCGGCCCGCGACGCCAGGGCACTGGAGGACGTGGCCTTTGGATTCGGGGACGGCGAGGAGCCCGACTTTCCGACCCGCGTCACCCTGCTTCGCTGGGGGGAGCTCACGGTGCTGAACACCTACGTGCCCCAGGGCAAGGCGCTCGACCACCCCGACTACGAGGTCAAGAAACGCTTTCTGGATCGGATCCGCGCCATCGTGGAGCGCGAGGCGGCCCGGCCCTTCGTCTGGGTCGGGGACCTCAACGTGGCCCCAACGGAAATAGACGTCACCAATCCTACCAACAAAAAGGATCACGTCTGCTTCCACACGGACATCCGCGCAAAGTTCGCCGGGACCGCCAAGGGGCTGGTCGATGTACTGCGCCGCTTCCGCCCCGACCCCGGGGAATACACCTTCTTCGATTATCGGGTGAAGGGCGCCCTCGAACGCAACATCGGCTGGCGAATAGACCATATCCTCGCCTCCCCATCCCTGGCGGAGCGCGCGCTCGACTGCTTTGTGGAGCGTGCGCCCCGGGGCTGGGAGAGGCCGTCGGACCATACGCCCCTCGTCGCCGACTTCGCGCTCTGAGCCCCATGGCCTTGAGAACTCTGCAGCTGGGACAGGACATACCCGTTCGGGACCGCGACAATCCGCCGGGGCTCGTGGGGTTCTCCTGCCCTTCCGAGGACGGAGTGCTGTTCGGCAGCGTCTACTACGCCGAGGGGAGGGGCAACCCCACCATCCTCATCTGCCACGGATTCCCCGGATTTGAGAAAAACTGCGACCTGGCTCAGGTTTTGCGTCAGGCGGGATTCAACGTCGTCACCTTCTCCTATCGGGGCGCATGGGGCAGCCGCGGCGTCTTTACCTTCGCCGGGACGGCGCGCGACGTCGCCAACGTGACGCGCCACGTGCTGCGCCGCAAGCTGCCCTTTCCGGATCGGTTCGACGCCGATACCGTCATCCCCGTCGGCTTCAGCATGGGGGCCTTCTCCGCCCTACGCGCGGCGGCCGCGTGCCCGGAGATCCGAAGCCTCGGCCTGATCGGGGTCTGGAACATCGGCCGGGACGCGGAGGCAAGCCGGACCGACCATGCCCTCAAGGAGAAGCTCGATAGGCTTCTGATCGGGGCCGGATGTCTGGAGGGCACGACCCGTGCCGCCCTGTGGAATGAAATCCTCTGGAGGACGGAGGAGTTCGACCTTCGCCGCGACGCCCTCTCCTGCGGGGGCAAACGCATCCTGCTGCTGGGTGCGGCGCAGGACGAGTCCGTGCCCGGCAATGTGCATCAGCGGCCCCTGGCGGACCTGCTGCGCCGGGTGGGCGCGGAGGTGACGGAGCGCACCCTACCCGGCGACCACGCCTTCTCCGCGCACCGCTGGGCTATGGTGGGAGCCGTCCTCGATTGGCTGGGGGCTCTGGGGTATTGAGCCCCTTACATATGGACTGACAATCACTCCGGCGGCACGCCGGAGATATCGATCAGGGAGGACTGAAAATCGCTATGGAGACT
The genomic region above belongs to uncultured Fretibacterium sp. and contains:
- a CDS encoding AMP-binding protein, translating into MSQRLDKLIGESVLDHSGEPCYWWEGQWHDGAELLRLADACERALIQAGFTEGQRLVVMMKNCPMIPALSLAVWRLGGAFCPLNVASGMTALLRTLDLIEPFGVLVSDAVKGEVGQVLQERGIPCVVCPPEGPLPPFQGRSMTPEPRDLAVIFATSGTTGLPKAVPLTHSNLIDNCLRTREAVAELAPGDVLLNVLPNFHSFGYTVSTVLPLTMNARMAIVPAFLPPQTAMKAILEAPVTVLFAVPAVFSYLIGAVKRGAFPKEGLSRTKLMISGGDRLNPSLHDQALQLVGKDIMEGYGLTETSPVVAVNRSYATHRTGTVGPFIGGYEWRLRTREGQPTTEDEGVLWLRGASVTRGYFRAPELTAERFDGDWFNTGDYVRIEDGYIRILDRVTDIIIVGGFNVYPQEVENALAEHPDVQTAIVVGMPHPVSGEIAKAFVQLREGGTVTERDLIKFAKERLAHFKVPRSVEFVNSFPLSGTGKILRRVLRQQAAEKGQ
- the xth gene encoding exodeoxyribonuclease III, producing MGRRIRLATFNVNSVRSRLPILERWLPEGDVDLLLLQETKVTDADFPAAAFEAMGYSVRFCGEKSYNGVAAAARDARALEDVAFGFGDGEEPDFPTRVTLLRWGELTVLNTYVPQGKALDHPDYEVKKRFLDRIRAIVEREAARPFVWVGDLNVAPTEIDVTNPTNKKDHVCFHTDIRAKFAGTAKGLVDVLRRFRPDPGEYTFFDYRVKGALERNIGWRIDHILASPSLAERALDCFVERAPRGWERPSDHTPLVADFAL
- a CDS encoding alpha/beta fold hydrolase, with translation MRTLQLGQDIPVRDRDNPPGLVGFSCPSEDGVLFGSVYYAEGRGNPTILICHGFPGFEKNCDLAQVLRQAGFNVVTFSYRGAWGSRGVFTFAGTARDVANVTRHVLRRKLPFPDRFDADTVIPVGFSMGAFSALRAAAACPEIRSLGLIGVWNIGRDAEASRTDHALKEKLDRLLIGAGCLEGTTRAALWNEILWRTEEFDLRRDALSCGGKRILLLGAAQDESVPGNVHQRPLADLLRRVGAEVTERTLPGDHAFSAHRWAMVGAVLDWLGALGY